In Apium graveolens cultivar Ventura chromosome 10, ASM990537v1, whole genome shotgun sequence, the following are encoded in one genomic region:
- the LOC141693414 gene encoding F-box/kelch-repeat protein At3g23880-like yields the protein MSTLLALPDDIIVGHVLTRLPAKSLIRFKCVCKAWLYILSNPDPHFVTTHLTHTSRNPDYECLIMSVNKFVRSVRSLSFPHRRHSRWVEILSRSRFAYTSVHNAPEHSQMIGSINGLICLTYKRMFLFWNPALGLVKTILPPQPYYGNKNFLMKLYGLGWDHAESEFKVVVCYRDQTLLHGVVYTSNSDSWIGLDIPDTFFIRCIMGNTATIVQGCPYWTATTGYDKFVLKFESASNHFKEFMLPSQITRTHRYNVVNIKDSLATMAYLQLPGAMVDVFHLDEEYGVWSKTYTLGPIHCCLATLSQCFKYGDEVVFNFAKLLYDPKTQGIKVIGDGHWDFVSGYSYTPSLVSLLGMKSLHTESHWTSLSAVENSVVTPAQLSLRLVFGRLLLRCFGCD from the coding sequence ATGTCTACTTTGTTAGCCCTACCCGATGATATAATTGTAGGACATGTATTAACTCGATTGCCAGCAAAATCTCTAATACGATTCAAATGTGTTTGTAAAGCATGGCTTTACATACTCTCCAACCCAGATCCCCATTTTGTCACTACCCATTTAACTCACACCTCTCGAAATCCTGATTATGAGTGCCTCATAATGTCAGTAAATAAATTCGTTCGATCTGTAAGAAGCTTATCTTTCCCTCACCGACGACACAGCCGTTGGGTGGAAATTCTCAGCAGGTCCAGATTTGCATATACTAGCGTTCATAACGCCCCTGAACATAGCCAAATGATTGGCTCCATCAATGGTTTAATCTGTCTTACTTACAAACGCATGTTCTTGTTCTGGAATCCTGCTTTGGGCTTAGTTAAGACTATTCTTCCACCTCAACCTTATTACGGAAATAAAAACTTTCTTATGAAGTTATATGGATTAGGTTGGGATCATGCTGAGAGTGAATTTAAGGTGGTTGTTTGCTATAGAGACCAAACATTATTACATGGTGTTGTTTACACTTCTAATTCAGATTCGTGGATTGGACTTGATATCCCTGATACCTTTTTTATTAGATGTATCATGGGAAATACTGCTACCATAGTGCAAGGGTGCCCTTATTGGACTGCAACTACCGGATATGACAAGTTTGTACTTAAGTTTGAGAGTGCAAGTAACCACTTTAAAGAGTTCATGTTGCCTTCTCAAATTACTCGCACACATAGATATAATGTTGTCAATATAAAGGATAGTCTTGCTACAATGGCGTACCTCCAGCTTCCAGGTGCAATGGTAGATGTATTCCATCTCGATGAGGAATATGGTGTTTGGAGCAAGACTTACACTCTTGGACCAATTCATTGTTGCTTGGCTACGCTTTCACAGTGTTTTAAGTATGGTGACGAGGTTGTGTTCAACTTTGCCAAGCTGTTGTATGATCCGAAAACACAAGGAATTAAGGTCATAGGTGATGGCCATTGGGATTTTGTCAGTGGCTATAGTTATACACCTAGCCTAGTGTCTCTTCTTGGGATGAAGTCGTTGCATACAGAAAGTCACTGGACATCATTATCAGCAGTAGAGAACTCAGTGGTTACACCAGCACAACTTTCCTTGAGATTAGTGTTTGGCAGATTATTACTCAGGTGCTTCGGATGTGATTAA